The genomic window TCCTTCTCGGCTTTCTTCATCCGCTCCACGTCCTTACCCACTTGGCCTGCCAACCGCCTTCCGTCTTCTTCCGGCAGCCCCGGCTGGGCTCCCCGGCCCGCTCCGTTCTCTTGGTGATCCTCCACAAGCCCCGCTCTCCCCATGCCTACAGCCCCGGCTTCGAGCCGGTCCGGCCCAGCTCCCAGAGCCGCCGGAGCATCTCCCGCTCGAGATTGCGCGCAAGGGCGTGCATCTCCCGAAAATCGGCTTCCTCCCGCTGGATCTCTCCCTCGAGAGCCTGCGCGATCCGATCCCGATCCCGGTCGAGAAAGAAGTGTCGGGTGCAGATCGTCGCCGTGTTGTCCTCGAAGGAGAGGAGGCCGCTGGCCAGTGCAAGATAGGTGACGCCGTCGTCAGCCGCCGAGCGGAAGCGCGCCAGCCCGAGCCGGAGGGAGGTCAGAAAGCGCTCATGCCCGGCCAGAATCCCGAAGCTTCCGGACGAGTCGGCTCCCACGAAGGAGATGACGTCGTCGCGACGGACCACGTGGGTCGGATCGCGCAAGACCAGCGAAAAGGCTCTCATGCGTCCTTCTTCTCCTCCTTCATGCTCCCGCGCATGTAGCACTGCTCCTCGGTCAAGCCGTCCCAATCTCCCCGGAGGAACGCCTCGCAATCGTCGAGCACCTGCTCGAGGGGGACCGTCTGCCCCGCGATCCCGGTATGAGTGGCGGTCGTGAAGAACGGCTGCGTCAGGTACCGCTGGAGCTTGCGGGCCCGCAGGACCGTCTTCCGATCGTCCTCGGAAAGCTCCTCCATGCCCAAGAGATTGATGATGTCCTCGAGCTCCTTGTAGCGGGCGAGGACCTTCCGGACATCGACGGCGATCTGATAATGGCGCTCCCCCAGGAAGGTCCGATCCATCATCCGGCTCGTGGAGAGAAGAGGATCGACCGCGGGATAGAACCCCTTGGCCGCCTGCCCCCGGGAAAGGATCACCACCGTGTCGAGATGGCTCAGGATCGCCATGACCGCCGGATCGGTCATGTCGTCCGCCGGAACGTAGACCGCCTGGACGGCGGTGATGTTGCCCCGCTGGGTCGAGACGATCCGATCCTCGAGCTCGGCCACTTCGGTCAGAAGGGTCGGCTGATAGCCCACCATCGCCGGCATCCGGCCCAGCAGCCCGGAAACCTCGCTGCCGGCCTGGACGAAGCGGAAGAGGTTGTCCATGAGGAAGAGCACCTCCTTCTGGAGGGTATCCCGCAGGTACTCCGCATAGGAGAGGGCCGTGAGCCCGACCCGGAAGCGGACCCCGGGCGACTCGTTCATCTGCCCGAAGACCATCAGGGTCTGCTCCATGACCCCCGCTTCTTGCATCGAATGCCAGAGCTCGTGACCCTCCCGGATCCGCTCGCCCACCCCGGCGAAGACCGATACGCCCTGGTAGATCGACGCCACGGCATGCATGAACTCCATCATGAGGACGGTCTTGCCCACCCCCGCTCCACCGAAGAGCCCCGTCTTCCCCCCTTTCACGAAGGGGCAGAGCAGGTCGATGACCTTGAGCCCGGTCCGCAGAATCTCCTTCGGACCGATCATCTCCGAAAGCGGGGGAGGCTCCTGGACGATATTCCGGTGCTCGGTCGTCGCGATCGGTGCCTTCCCGTCGAGCGGCTCCCCAAAGACGTTGACCAGGCGGCCCAGGCACTCCCGAGAGGTGGGAACCCGGAGGAAGCCCCCCCCGTCATACACGGGCATGCCGCGCCGCAGGCCCGCCGTCGAGTGGAGCGTGATCGCGCGGACATGGTGCCCATCGAGATGCTGGTGGACCTCGAAGGTGTAGCATTCGTGATCGAAGCGGGCCCGGAGGCACCAGTGAATCGGCGGGAGCTGCTCGCATGCGATATCGACCACCGGCCCGTGGACCTCCACGATGTGACCGGCGGCCACCGATGAAGAAGGGATAGGAGCTGCAGCGGGGGAGCTCTGCGGCATGACGGCGGGAAGCCTAGCATCGCCCCGGCAAGCCCTGCAAGCCCCCCCGGAGCCCACTCCTGGGACGCACGCGCGGCTTGCCGGCGGCCCGCTTCTCGGTCATCTAGTTCTATTCCTCCAGGAAAACGGATGAACCTCGAATCGACCCTCCTCCTTACCGATCTCTACGAGCTGACCATGCTCCAGGGTTATGTCCATGCAGGAATGACCGAGAGAGCCGTCTTCGAGCTCTTCGTCCGAAGGCTCCCGAAGAGCCGAAACTTCCTCGTTGCCGCCGGCCTCGAGCAGGTGCTCGCCTTCCTGGAATCGGCCCGGTTCGAGCCCGAGGAGATCGACTGGCTGGCCGGTCAGGGCTTCCGCCCGGAGCTCCTCGCATCCCTCCGGGAGTTCCGCTTCCGGGGCGAGGTCCACGCGATGCCCGAGGGCACCGTCTGCTTTCCCGAGGAGCCGATCCTCCGGGTCACCGCTCCCATCCCGGAAGCCCAGATCTTCGAGAGCCGGATCATGAACCTGCTCCACTTCCAGACCATGATCGCCTCCAAGGCGGCCCGGTCGGTGCTGGCCGCCCCCGGCAAGGAGCTGGTCGATTTCGGCCTGCGCCGGGCACATGGCGCCGAAGCCGGACTCTACGCGGCGCGCGCCGCCTTCTTGGCCGGCTTCTCGGCGACCGCCACGGTCCTCGCGGGCCAGCGGTTCGGCATCCCCCTCTCCGGGACGATGGCCCACTCCTTCATCCAGGCGCACGACTCCGAGGAAGAGGCATTCTTGCGCTTCGCCGAGGCCAACCCCGAGCGGGCCGTCTTCCTGGTCGACACCTACGATACCGAGGAGGCCGTCCGCAAGCTCGTCGGCCTCGCCCCACGCCTGCGGGAGCGGGGGATTCGGCCGCTGGCCGTTCGGCTCGACAGCGGGGATCTCGGCGCCCATGCGCGACACGTCCGCCGGATCCTCGACCAGGCGGGCCTGACCGACGTCGGCATCTTCGCGAGCGGGAACCTCACCGAGGAACGACTCCAGGAGCTCATCCGGACGGGGGCTCCGATCAACGGCTTCGGGATCGGCACCTCCCTCGACACTTCCGCCGATGCGCCCTACCTCGACTGCGTCTACAAGCTCGAGGAGTACGCGGGCAAGCCCCGGCGGAAGCGCTCCGAAGGCAAAGCGACCTGGCCCGGATGCAAGCAGGTCTTCCGGCAATGCAGTCGCGATGGCAAGATCGCCTCCGACCTCGTGGCTCTCGAAGGGGAGGACCATCCCGGAACCCCTCTCCTGCTTCCCGTGATGCGAGAGGGAAAGCGCCTGGCGCCTCCCGAGCCGCTGCGCTCGGCCCGGGAGCGGGCCGCCCGCTCCCTCGCCTCCCTGCCGGAGGATCTGCGCGGGCTCCTTCCCGTAGCGGCGCCCTACCCGGTGCGCTTCTCGGCAAAGCTCGACGCCCTGCGCCGCACCCTCGAGCGCACCCTCGCCTGAGGCGGAAACGAGGGAGGCGCGTCCCCGGGGAAAGGCGTCCGGAAGCCGCCCGAGCAACTTCCCCTTGCCAACCCTGGCCTTTCGGAGCTTGGCTGGGAGGCATGCGGCGACGATCCCCGATCCCGAGGTTCGAGCTGCCCGCCGGGGCAAAGAAGGTCCTGCTCCACTCCTGCTGCGCCCCTTGCTCGGGGGCCGTCATGGAGCGCATCCTGGCTGCGGGCGCCGAGCTCACCGTCTTCTTCTACAACCCGAACATCCATCCACTCCGCGAGTACGAGCTGCGCAAGCGGGAGAATATCGCCTTCGCCCAGAAGCTCTCGGTACCCTTCCTTGATGCCGATTACGATACCGACCACTGGTTTTCCCGGGTGCGGGGCCTCGAG from Methylacidimicrobium sp. B4 includes these protein-coding regions:
- the atpD gene encoding F0F1 ATP synthase subunit beta encodes the protein MPQSSPAAAPIPSSSVAAGHIVEVHGPVVDIACEQLPPIHWCLRARFDHECYTFEVHQHLDGHHVRAITLHSTAGLRRGMPVYDGGGFLRVPTSRECLGRLVNVFGEPLDGKAPIATTEHRNIVQEPPPLSEMIGPKEILRTGLKVIDLLCPFVKGGKTGLFGGAGVGKTVLMMEFMHAVASIYQGVSVFAGVGERIREGHELWHSMQEAGVMEQTLMVFGQMNESPGVRFRVGLTALSYAEYLRDTLQKEVLFLMDNLFRFVQAGSEVSGLLGRMPAMVGYQPTLLTEVAELEDRIVSTQRGNITAVQAVYVPADDMTDPAVMAILSHLDTVVILSRGQAAKGFYPAVDPLLSTSRMMDRTFLGERHYQIAVDVRKVLARYKELEDIINLLGMEELSEDDRKTVLRARKLQRYLTQPFFTTATHTGIAGQTVPLEQVLDDCEAFLRGDWDGLTEEQCYMRGSMKEEKKDA
- a CDS encoding nicotinate phosphoribosyltransferase produces the protein MNLESTLLLTDLYELTMLQGYVHAGMTERAVFELFVRRLPKSRNFLVAAGLEQVLAFLESARFEPEEIDWLAGQGFRPELLASLREFRFRGEVHAMPEGTVCFPEEPILRVTAPIPEAQIFESRIMNLLHFQTMIASKAARSVLAAPGKELVDFGLRRAHGAEAGLYAARAAFLAGFSATATVLAGQRFGIPLSGTMAHSFIQAHDSEEEAFLRFAEANPERAVFLVDTYDTEEAVRKLVGLAPRLRERGIRPLAVRLDSGDLGAHARHVRRILDQAGLTDVGIFASGNLTEERLQELIRTGAPINGFGIGTSLDTSADAPYLDCVYKLEEYAGKPRRKRSEGKATWPGCKQVFRQCSRDGKIASDLVALEGEDHPGTPLLLPVMREGKRLAPPEPLRSARERAARSLASLPEDLRGLLPVAAPYPVRFSAKLDALRRTLERTLA
- a CDS encoding F0F1 ATP synthase subunit epsilon — encoded protein: MRAFSLVLRDPTHVVRRDDVISFVGADSSGSFGILAGHERFLTSLRLGLARFRSAADDGVTYLALASGLLSFEDNTATICTRHFFLDRDRDRIAQALEGEIQREEADFREMHALARNLEREMLRRLWELGRTGSKPGL